A genomic stretch from Pochonia chlamydosporia 170 chromosome 4, whole genome shotgun sequence includes:
- a CDS encoding cyclin-dependent kinase (similar to Cordyceps militaris CM01 XP_006666471.1) encodes MSSPWKKQPEDVVDSVLKRAEVSKIARRLQNRLALAQFKTKHGWEDLTLDSIEPKLEEEMRRRRLCCDGDVLSDSSSSASDLPYPTKTLMSSPLKAPLFSDAIGSSNGSSGHRKRTYFASFDHTASSPSKRFRASPTAHKSFSGHSTWKDSHQLAQSSPIKPRRQQHFTTSGGPDVSFFQQRRMTAALTSPNFAAPSDDEDDLLPAHSFNVNNVRSSPPRTPPMQTRSLTSKRGKENSEGANGGKTGEEGADLLLYLAASPSPAVKSNRGRMERLSTPPPKNSKLDLPSSMMMTPGGGNLFPNTPGQGFDFADFVNITPSPAQKPWRTPGPISARTPLSVARRRLTFEEPLA; translated from the exons ATGTCGTCCCCGTGGAAAAAGCAGCCCGAGGATGTCGTTGACAGTGTTTTAAAACGGGCAGAAGTCAGCAAG ATTGCACGCAGACTACAGAACCGGTTGGCGCTAGCTCAATTCAAAACGAAGCATGGCTGGGAGGACTTGACGCTCGATTCCATCGAACCgaagctggaagaagaaatgcGAAGAAGACGCCTCTGCTGCGATGGCGATGTCCTTTCCGACTCGTCCTCTAGTGCATCCGACCTGCCGTATCCCACCAAGACCCTAATGAGTTCGCCTCTCAAGGCACCCTTATTTTCGGATGCCATTGGGTCGAGCAACGGAAGCTCAGGCCACCGGAAACGCACATATTTTGCATCGTTTGATCATACAGCCTCCAGCCCGAGTAAGCGTTTTCGAGCATCGCCGACAGCACACAAATCCTTTTCTGGACACTCAACTTGGAAAGATAGCCACCAGCTGGCACAGTCGTCACCGATCAAGCCAAGGCGCCAGCAACACTTTACCACCTCGGGTGGGCCAGATGTGTCCTTTTTCCAGCAGCGCAGAATGACAGCCGCTCTGACATCGCCAAACTTTGCTGCACCTtcagacgacgaggacgatcTGCTGCCGGCACACTCATTCAATGTCAATAACGTGCGCTCGTCTCCGCCTCGCACGCCTCCCATGCAGACACGAAGTCTCACAAGCAAGCGCGGCAAGGAAAACTCGGAGGGCGCTAATGGCGGCAAGACGGGCGAAGAGGGCGCCGACCTGTTGCTGTACCTGGCAGCGTCACCATCTCCTGCCGTGAAGTCGAATCGCGGCCGCATGGAGCGCCTTTCAACCCCACCGCCGAAGAATAGCAAGCTTGACTTACCATCatccatgatgatgacgccaGGCGGGGGCAACCTGTTTCCTAATACTCCTGGCCAGGGTTTTGATTTTGCTGATTTTGTCAACATCACCCCCAGCCCAGCACAGAAACCATGGAGAACACCCGGTCCTATCTCGGCCCGCACGCCGCTCAGCGTTGCTAGACGAAGGCTTACATTTGAGGAGCCTCTGGCATAG